The Astyanax mexicanus isolate ESR-SI-001 chromosome 24, AstMex3_surface, whole genome shotgun sequence genome has a segment encoding these proteins:
- the LOC103031018 gene encoding rootletin isoform X4, which translates to MSSVLSLQEENRVLQGELGRLEDLLAHSRADRDELAIKYSAISERLEQALRLETGDGDRDCAESRSLAQQNVDLRRRLEEEQAAYKRKLTAYQEGQQRQAQLVQKLQAKVLQYKKKCSDLEQSLLERSSDMDQNRLSGDMSSNGQRREEDEPSSELETALIRLEEEQQRSSSLSAVNAMLREQLEQASLANEALSQDIRRLTADWTKAREELEQREADWRREEESFHNYFSSEHSRLLALWRQVVGFRRSVCELKSATERDLSHMRNEMSQVSQTVQLQCVGVCVAVRSREDGSALVLEREAAQRTALEQQLRERVTEMMNLQARSDSERAELNNRLAEAVREVERLKARKEEREYEVASLTRKLEEQSGDEESELMSLRAHTETLLDTLRDIAQAMLSDSDSGVLSSTMEGDSENSSLSLLPFLRSPSPQRPSSPRKPSVPPLPESSLSALRSMVTSRQLQLQEVRGRLQSAQSSLQQLRKQLAEAESGRREAELRVQAMQGERDDAQRERETAVKERDRMRQEREKINSERDGLQKAAQAAQTRAELLQLECERLQQAAASAQRERDHEREEREAAVQERERAKAETLRVQTQWSQSETRGSSQRSELAAVKEALQQGEIEKQLLEAEKNQLTDALSRAESSNAELTVLVAKLHSEEAALRDSLAKMGGMNESLAQDKSDLNSIIIQLEEEKSVLLTQRREAEQEKLTIRDELVRLEQDRLELDTARLALHQQLQESELLRAGLEAELQMIKADRQKLQEKVTQLCGEVSSLGAELGMVRGEGERQGVALEEAGRSRAELARERAGLVVQLTASERENAALTEELTALRSEREMLEASLFEVQQQLVQLESRREQIETENNSLRLRSETSTAELKRLRADRENVVAQGERERAGLKQALADAQQEAQTALRNVLNDHQEELERLASEKEALRCSLEAEQEGALRRLREELEEQLRRMEREREELQEEIRTLQHQRDQRLLQAESEKQQALSLKETEKAMLSEKVCSLQAELGTATLEVEKLSREAQNLKDQERVAVAALSVELQELRLQLEETVSSHSRELRRLQENCTDQQTRADTTLRELEECRGLLVVCEESRDGARRDVLELEKRLCQMRDGGEGHRRDAVELRRSLSDITKERDALSQSNGQLRDALRAAESERISVKRQCEEKEQRLTVQDETLASAQKEVGELRSCLREVERSRLEARRELQELRRQVKVVDGEREQKGREVAELQARLSLEEQREEERGKELFSLKQRLAEAEAGRNSLRKELTSLQKCLCDSECVWRGCERDLAAQLQEARGCEKKLQDEARNLSLRAQTAASASAQIQLQLSEAEGRLAATEAELTRSEAGRRDLEFRLISLQSALTRTLGISAGGRASRGRSPIGSSHSSLASGVVLRRRSVSPLRCSLSPPKDPVDKSSPDNTVASRPLSPERGDTPVPLLLPELDSESVRNGLRDFLQELREAQRERDEARTQCGALQRELEEVTGERDSAQDRLSQLHNTLQECQEGKRGVDSRLSSTQAMLQQQEECVRRGERERRALTERVNELERTLQNAETERKHLQEQCSKLRAGEVRLEAERRRLREALEGAESRATRVELGRRSLEGEIQRLRVCITERETEAQTAQERHESMLKQVVDAESRVAALQREMDRLTAVLCKVQDAECVQREKAQTVSLTLQETAAAHSATQGRLATLQKSLSTAEQDRRLLQERVDELRAALSEGKHTVASLTERVQTLQSELSQSQLRREELETELSNTQEALRQRSSALCEAQRSLQAVQTERANAEERLRALQRAVALLETEKRDAERQAVRLEKDKNALRNTLDKVERQKLKTEESSMRLSAERGRLDLSLNTAEQELQDAQRQISLLQDELVCVREKIAVCLAQLVEMEASHTASEQSARQRDDAQREVERLRANQREAERTLAARERAHRQRVKGLEEQVSTLKEQLQHELRRRQPSLTPMSMSN; encoded by the exons ATGTCGTCGGTTCTGTCTCTGCAGGAGGAGAACCGGGTTCTGCAGGGTGAACTCGGGCGTCTGGAGGACCTGCTGGCTCACAGTCGCGCAGACCGCGATGAGCTCGCCATCAAATACAGCGCCATCAGTGAGAGG tTGGAGCAGGCCCTGCGGTTGGAGACGGGTGATGGGGACAGGGACTGTGCAGAGTCGCGGAGTCTCGCCCAGCAGAACGTGGATCTGCGGCGCCGCCTGGAGGAGGAGCAAGCGGCCTACAAACGCAAACTCACCGCCTACCAGGAGGGACAGCAGAGACAAGCCCAGCTCGTCCAGAAGCTCCAGGCCAAG gttctCCAGTATAAGAAGAAGTGCAGTGATTTGGAGCAGTCTCTGTTGGAGAGGTCGTCTGATATGGACCAGAACAGACTGAGT GGAGACATGTCCAGTAATGGTCAGCGGCGTGAGGAGGACGAGCCCAGCAGTGAACTGGAGACAGCTCTTATTCGTCTCGAGGAGGAACAGCAGAG aagCAGCAGTCTGTCAGCGGTGAACGCAATGCTGCGTGAACAGTTGGAACAGGCCAGTCTGGCCAATGAGGCGCTGAGCCAGGACATACGCAGGCTCACTGCTGATTGGACCAAAGCgagggaggagctggagcagaggGAAGCTGActggaggagagaggaggag TCCTTCCATAACTACTTCAGCAGTGAGCACAGCCGTCTGCTGGCTCTGTGGCGGCAGGTCGTGGGCTTCCgcaggagtgtgtgtgagctgaAGAGCGCCACCGAGAG ggACCTGTCTCACATGCGTAACGAGATGTCTCAGGTGTCTCAGACAGTGCAGCTgcagtgtgtgggggtgtgtgtagCGGTGCGCAGTCGTGAGGACGGCTCGGCGCTGGTTCTGGAGCGCGAGGCGGCGCAGAGGACCGCTCTGGAAcagcagctcagagagagagtgaCGGAGATGATGAACCTGCAGGCCAGGAGCGACTCTGAGAGAGCTGAACTCAATAACAG GCTGGCGGAGGCTGTACGGGAGGTGGAGAGACTGAAGGCTcgaaaagaggagagagagtatGAGGTGGCATCGCTCACCAGGAAACTGGAG gagcAGAGTGGAGATGAAGAGTCAGAGCTCATGTCACTGAGAGCTCACACTGAAACTCTGCTGGACACACTGAGGGACATCGCTCAG GCGATGTTATCTGACTCAGACTCTGGGGTGTTATCGTCCACGATGGAGGGGGATTCAGAGAACAGCTCATTATCTCTATTACCCTTCCTCCGCTCCCCCTCCCCCCAGCGCCCCTCGTCCCCCCGAAAACCCTCCGTCCCCCCGCTCCCAGAGTCCAGCCTCTCCGCCCTGCGCTCCATGGTGACCAGCAGACAGCTCCAGCTAcag GAGGTCAGAGGTCGTCTGCAGTCTGCGCAGTCCTCTCTGCAGCAGCTGCGCAAACAACTGGCAGAGGCGGAGTCTGGGAGGCGGGAGGCGGAGCTACGGGTGCAGGCGATGCAGGGGGAGCGGGACgatgctcagagagagagagagacagctgtgaaagagagagacaggatgCGTCAGGAAAGAGAGAAAATCAACAG TGAGAGGGACGGGCTGCAGAAGGCGGCTCAGGCTGCGCAGACGAGAGCAGAGCTGCTGCAGCTGGAGTGTGAGAGGCTTCAGCAGGCTGCAGCgtctgcacagagagagagagaccacgagagagaggagagagaggcggccgtgcaagagagagagcgcGCCAAAGCTGAGACCCTGAGAGT tcagACTCAGTGGAGTCAGAGTGAGACTCGTGGAAGCTCTCAGCGCTCTGAACTGGCTGCAGTGAAGGAGGCGCTCCAGCAGGGGGAGATAGAGAAGCAGCTGCTGGAGGCGGAGAAGAACCAGCTCACTGATGCTCTGAGCAGA GCAGAGTCCAGTAATGCTGAGTTAACAGTGCTGGTAGCGAAGCTGCACTCTGAGGAAGCTGCACTGAGGGATTCCTTGGCTAAAATGGGCGGCATGAACGAAAGCCTGGCCCAGGACAAATCTGACTTGAACAGCATCATcatacag ctggaggaggagaagagtgTCCTGCTGACCCAGCGGAGAGAGGCGGAGCAGGAGAAACTGACCATCAGAGACGAGCTGGTGCGTCTGGAGCAGGACCGCCTGGAGCTGGACACCGCCCGCCTCGCTCTGCACCAACAGCTGCAGGAGTCTGAGCTGCTGAGGGCGGGGCTGGAGGCGGAGCTTCAGATGATCAAAGCTGACAGGCAGAAACTACAGGAAAAAGTCACACAG CTGTGTGGTGAGGTGAGCTCCCTGGGGGCGGAGCTCGGCATGGTCCGTGGTGAAGGGGAGCGACAGGGTGTGGCTCTGGAGGAGGCGGGGCGAAGCAGGGCGGAGCTTGCCAGGGAGAGGGCGGGGCTTGTGGTCCAGCTAACAGCATCTGAGAGAGAAAACGCCGCACTGACTGAAGAGCTGACTGCACTCAg gtcgGAGAGGGAGATGCTGGAGGCGAGTCTGTTCGAGGTTCAGCAGCAGCTGGTGCAGCTGGAGTCTCGCAGAGAACAGATCGAAACAGAAAACAACAGCCTGCGACTGCGCAGCGAAACGAGCACAG CCGAACTGAAGCGTTTGCGCGCGGATCGAGAGAACGTCGTTGCTCAGGGAGAGCGAGAACGGGCGGGGCTTAAACAGGCACTGGCCGACGCCCAGCAGGAGGCGCAAACCGCTCTCCGCAATGTTCTGAACGACCACCAGGAGGAGCTAGAGAGACTCGCTAGTGAGAAG gAGGCGCTGCGCTGCAGTCTGGAGGCCGAGCAGGAGGGGGCGCTGCGCCGGCTGAGggaggagttggaggagcagCTGCgcaggatggagagagagagggaggagctaCAGGAGGAGATTCGAACTCTACAGCACCAGAGAGACCAGCGCCTCCTGCAGGCtgagagtgagaaacagcag GCGCTGTCTCTGAAGGAGACGGAGAAGGCCATGCTGTCGGAGAAGGTCTGCTCTCTGCAGGCTGAGCTGGGAACTGCAACGCTGGAGGTGGAAAAGCTCAGCAGAGAAGCTCAAAACCTGAAGGACCAGGAGAGG gttGCAGTTGCTGCTCTAAGCGTGGAGCTTCAGGAGCTGCGGCTGCAGTTGGAGGAGACGGTGAGCTCACACAGCCGAGAGCTGCGCAGACTGCAGGAGAACTGCACAGACCAGCAAACCCGTGCAGACACCACACTGAGAGAG CTGGAGGAGTGTCGGGGTCTGCTGGTGGTGTGTGAGGAGAGCCGAGACGGTGCCAGGCGGGACGTCCTGGAGCTGGAGAAGCGCCTGTGTCAGATGCGGGACGGCGGGGAGGGGCACCGGAGAGACGCCGTGGAGCTGCGGCGCTCCCTCAGTGACATCACCAAAGAGAGAGacgctctcagccaatcaaacgGCCAGCTGAGGGACGCCCTCAGGGCTGCGGAGAGCGAGCGAATCAG TGTGAAGCGTCAGTGTGAGGAGAAGGAGCAGCGTCTGACCGTGCAGGATGAGACTCTGGCGTCTGCGCAGAAGGAGGTTGGGGAGCTGCGCAGTTGCCTGAGGGAGGTTGAGAGATCACGGCTGGAGGCCAGgagggagctgcaggagctgcgcAGACAG GTGAAGGTGGTGGACGGGGAGCGGGAGCAGAAAGGCAGGGAGGTGGCAGAGCTCCAGGCTCGTCTGTCTCTGGAGGAGCAGAGGGAGGAGGAGCGAGGGAAGGAGCTTTTCTCCCTCAAACAGAGGCTGGCCGAGGCAGAGGCAGGCAGGAACTCCCTCAGAAAAGAG cTGACCTCCCTGCAGAAGTGTTTGTGTGACAGCGAGTGTGTGTGGCGCGGCTGCGAGCGGGACCTAGCTGCGCAGCTGCAGGAGGCGCGAGGCTGCGAGAAGAAGCTGCAGGACGAGGCGAGGAATCTGTCCCTGCGGGCGCAGACTGCGGCCTCCGCCTCCGCCCAGATCCAGCTGCAGCTGAGCGAGGCCGAGGGCCGGCTGGCCGCCACGGAGGCGGAGCTAACGCGCTCGGAGGCGGGGCGACGGGACCTGGAGTTCAGGCTGATCAGCCTGCAGTCGGCGCTCACTCGCACGCTGGGCATCAGCGCGGGGGGGCGGGCCAGCCGCGGACGCAGCCCTATAGGCTCCTCCCACTCCTCCTTAGCGTCCGGGGTGGTCCTGCGGAGGAGGAGCGTGTCCCCGCTGCGCTGCTCACTGTCGCCCCCTAAAG acccGGTGGATAAATCCAGTCCTGATAACACTGTAGCATCTCGTCCTTTATCTCCAGAAAGAGGAGACACTCCTGTTCCTCTCCTTCTACCTGAACTCGACTCAGAATCAGTTCGTAACGGCCTCAGAGACTTCCTGCAGGAGCTCCGGgaggcacagagagagagg gatGAAGCTCGGACCCAATGTGGGGCTCTGCAGAGGGAACTGGAGGAGGTAACAGGAGAACGAGACTCCGCCCAGGACCGCCTCTCTCAGCTCCATAACACACTGCAGGAGTGTCAGGAAG gtaagcGTGGTGTGGACAGCAGGTTGAGCTCCACTCAGGCGATgctgcagcagcaggaggagtgtgtgaggagaggagagagagagaggagagcgcTCACTGAGAGAGTGAACGAGCTGGAGAGAACACTGCAGAACGCTGAGACAGAGCGCAAGCAcctgcag GAGCAGTGCAGTAAGCTGAGAGCGGGGGAGGTGCGATTGGAGGCGGAGAGGCGGAGACTGCGGGAAGCTCTGGAGGGGGCGGAGTCTCGGGCTACACGAGTGGAGCTGGGGAGGCGGAGCCTGGAGGGAGAGATCCAGCGTCTTCGAGTGTGTATtactgagcgagagacagaggcCCAGACTGCACAGGAACGACACGAAAGCATGCTCAAAcag gtggTAGACGCTGAGTCTCGGGTGGCGGCTCTGCAGAGGGAGATGGACAGGCTGACGGCGGTGCTCTGTAAGGTGCAGGACGCTGAGtgtgttcagagagagaaagCTCAGACTGTTTCACTCACCCTGCAGGAGACCGCCGCCGCCCACAGCGCCACCCAGGGGCGACTCGCCACCCTGCAGAAGAGCCTGAGCACGGCCGAGCAGGACCGCAGACTGCTGCAG gaGCGTGTGGATGAGCTGCGGGCGGCGCTGAGTGAGGGGAAACACACGGTGGCGTCTCTTACTGAGCGCGTGCAAACGCTGCAGTCTGAACTCTCACAAAGCCAACTGCGGAGAGAAGAACTCGAGACAGAGCTGTCCAACAcacaggag GCGCTGCGTCAGCGTAGCTCTGCCCTCTGTGAGGCTCAGCGCAGTCTGCAGGCGGTGCAGACGGAGCGGGCGAATGCAGAGGAGCGTCTGCGAGCGCTGCAGAGAGCCGTGGCCCTGCTGGAGACGGAGAAGAGGGATGCTGAGAGGCAGGCGGTGCGTCTGGAGAAAGACAAGAACGCACTCAGGAACACCCTGGATAAG GTGGAGCGTCAGAAGCTGAAGACGGAGGAGAGCAGCATGCGTCTGTCTGCAGAGAGAGGACGTCTGGATCTGTCTCTGAACACAGCAGAACAGGAGCTGCAGGACGCACAGAGACAGATATCACTgctacag GACGAGttggtgtgtgtgagggagaagaTAGCTGTGTGTCTG GCTCAGCTTGTGGAGATGGAAGCGTCTCACACTGCGAGCGAGCAGTCGGCCCGTCAGCGTGATGATGCTCAGAGGGAGGTGGAGCGACTGAGAGCCAatcagagagaagcagagagaacgCTGGCAGCTCGAGAGAGAGCTCACAGACAGAGAGTGAAGGGGCTGGAGGAGCAG